The Sulfurimonas sp. HSL3-2 genome segment GTCTGCCTTTTGAAGCCACCAACAGCTCAAGCAGACGGATATCCATCTCATCAAAACCGTGAGAGTTGATGCCAAGCTCGTTTAGCGCGTATTGTGTGCGTTTATGCTCGATATGCATCTCATTTGCCACTTCGGCAAAGTCTCTTACACGGCGAAGCAGACGAAGTGCTATACGCGGAGTCCCGCGGCTTCTTTTTGCTATCTCGTGAGCTGCGTCCGCTTTTATCTCTTTATCGAGTTTTTTGGATGCCTGCATTACGATGCGGGCAAGCTCCTCATCCGAGTAGAAGTTCATCCTGAAGTTCATTCCGAAACGGTCACGAAGAGGATTTGAAAGCATCCCCGCGCGCGTCGTCGCACCTATGAGCGTAAATCTCGGAAGGTCTATCTTTACCGTCTGAGCTGCAGGTCCGCTGCCTATGATGATGTCTATGCGGAAGTCTTCCATCGAAGAGTAGAGTATCTCCTCTACTGCGGGAGAGAGACGGTGGATCTCATCAATGAAGAGGATATCGCCCTCTTCCAGATTTGTGAGTATCGCCGCCAAGTCGCCGCTTTTTTCTATCATCGGTGCGGCCGTGACTTTGATGTTCGCGTTCATCTCGTTTGCGATGATAAGTGCAAGAGTAGTCTTTCCAAGCCCCGGAGGTCCGTAAAAAAGCGTATGGTCAAGCGCTTCGGCTCTTTTCTTACTCGCTTCTATGAACACCGAAAGATTTTTCTTGATCTGCTCCTGACCGATGTATTCATTCCATGCATCGGGTCTTAATGTGACCTCGGTGCTCTCATCGGAAGTGAATTTTTCGATCTCTACTATGCGTTCCATCTTACTCTCTTAATATATATATTTTTCACTAGGGAAATCTCTTTTTTTCACCTCTTCGGCGTATGTCGCGACAGCATCTTTTACCAGTGTCGCTCCGTCGAGGTATTTTTTAACGAACTTCGGCGTGAACTCTTCAAAAAGTCCGAGCATATCTGAAAACACAAGAACCTGCCCGTCTACTCCGTTACCCGCACCTATGCCGATAACAGGAATGGACACGCTTGCTGCCACGCGTGTAGCCACGTCAGCTTTTACACCCTCGATGACCATACAAAACGCACCTGCCGCTTCTATGGCTTTTGCATCTTCTATGAGTGAAAGCGCGCTTGCCTCATCCTTGCCTTTGACCTTGTAACCGCCTTCGCTTCTAACCGACTGAGGAAGAAGACCTATGTGACCGCAGACTGCGATGCCGTTAGATGTCAGATGTCTTACTATGTCGGCTTTATCCGCGCCGCCCTCTATCTTTACAGCGTCTGCAGGTGTCTGTTGAAACACCTTTACCGCATTGCTCAGTGCGTCCTCTTTTGACATGTATGTTCCAAAAGGCATATCGCAGATGACAAAACTTGACGGAGAACCGCTGCATACCGCGTTAGTGTGGTATAGCATTTGCTCTAGTGTAGCACTGAGTGTGTCACTTTTACCGGCGAAGCTCATGTTGAGACTATCGCCGACTAAAAGGATGTCCGCACTTT includes the following:
- the ruvB gene encoding Holliday junction branch migration DNA helicase RuvB — its product is MERIVEIEKFTSDESTEVTLRPDAWNEYIGQEQIKKNLSVFIEASKKRAEALDHTLFYGPPGLGKTTLALIIANEMNANIKVTAAPMIEKSGDLAAILTNLEEGDILFIDEIHRLSPAVEEILYSSMEDFRIDIIIGSGPAAQTVKIDLPRFTLIGATTRAGMLSNPLRDRFGMNFRMNFYSDEELARIVMQASKKLDKEIKADAAHEIAKRSRGTPRIALRLLRRVRDFAEVANEMHIEHKRTQYALNELGINSHGFDEMDIRLLELLVASKGRPIGLSTIAAALSEDEGTVEDVLEPYLIANGYLERTAKGRMATHKTIDVLRFKNSKESLL
- the panB gene encoding 3-methyl-2-oxobutanoate hydroxymethyltransferase; protein product: MMKKMTISKILNAKGNTPLVMITAYDALFAKLFEQSADILLVGDSLNMSFAGKSDTLSATLEQMLYHTNAVCSGSPSSFVICDMPFGTYMSKEDALSNAVKVFQQTPADAVKIEGGADKADIVRHLTSNGIAVCGHIGLLPQSVRSEGGYKVKGKDEASALSLIEDAKAIEAAGAFCMVIEGVKADVATRVAASVSIPVIGIGAGNGVDGQVLVFSDMLGLFEEFTPKFVKKYLDGATLVKDAVATYAEEVKKRDFPSEKYIY